The proteins below come from a single Saccharopolyspora sp. SCSIO 74807 genomic window:
- the moaC gene encoding cyclic pyranopterin monophosphate synthase MoaC yields the protein MGHNELTHTDESGAARMVDVSEKQASARTAVATGVVRTTEEVVALVHSNGLPKGDALATARIAGIMAAKRTPDLVPLCHPIALSGVEVQLEPADAEVRITATVRTTDRTGVEMEALTAVTGAGLALHDMIKAVDPAAVLDGVCVQRKEGGKTGTWTREG from the coding sequence ATGGGGCACAACGAACTCACGCACACCGACGAGTCGGGCGCGGCACGCATGGTCGACGTCTCGGAGAAGCAGGCGAGTGCGCGCACCGCCGTGGCCACCGGCGTCGTGCGCACCACCGAGGAAGTCGTCGCGCTGGTGCACAGCAATGGCCTGCCGAAGGGCGACGCGCTGGCCACCGCCCGCATCGCGGGGATCATGGCCGCCAAGCGCACCCCGGACCTCGTGCCGCTGTGCCATCCCATCGCCTTGTCCGGCGTCGAGGTCCAGCTCGAGCCCGCCGACGCGGAAGTGCGGATCACCGCGACCGTGCGCACCACCGACCGCACCGGTGTGGAGATGGAAGCGCTGACCGCCGTGACCGGCGCGGGCCTGGCGCTGCACGACATGATCAAGGCGGTGGATCCCGCGGCGGTCTTGGACGGCGTGTGCGTGCAGCGCAAGGAAGGCGGCAAGACCGGGACCTGGACCCGCGAGGGCTGA
- a CDS encoding NAD-dependent malic enzyme produces the protein MPVPGPGYSITVRVEAPPSASAAGDLTTAIGRAGGVLTAFDVVESHADRIVVDITCNALSADHANDITDRLGELPGVQVRKISDRTFLVHLGGKIEVNSRVALANRDDLSRAYTPGVARVCTAIAANPEDARRLTVKRNSVAVVTDGSAVLGLGNIGPAAALPVMEGKAALFKKFSGVNAWPVCLDTQDTEELIRTIELLAPVYGGINLEDIAAPRCFEIEARLREKLDIPVFHDDQHGTAIVVLGALRNALRVVGKNIEDCRIVVCGVGAAGSAIIRLLQHKKPRDIIAADIDGIVHSGRGDTDPNLRSIAASTNADGRTGTLSDAMPDADVFIGVSAPNLLGESDVAAMNSDSIVFALANPDPEIDPLEARKHAAVVATGRSDYPNQINNVLAFPGFFRGLLDAHAHEITDDMMIAASNAIADVVDGEERVNASFIVPSVFDSNVAPAVAEAVRKAVIAGRSEPPSPGGTSLPWSMAEDFDY, from the coding sequence ATGCCGGTTCCAGGTCCGGGGTACTCGATCACGGTCCGGGTGGAGGCGCCGCCGTCGGCCAGCGCCGCCGGTGACCTCACCACCGCCATCGGCCGGGCAGGCGGGGTGCTCACCGCCTTCGACGTGGTCGAGTCGCACGCCGACCGCATCGTCGTGGACATCACCTGCAACGCGCTGTCGGCCGATCACGCCAACGACATCACCGACCGGCTCGGCGAACTGCCCGGCGTGCAGGTGCGCAAGATCTCCGACCGGACCTTCCTGGTGCACCTCGGCGGGAAGATCGAGGTGAACTCCCGGGTCGCGTTGGCCAACCGCGATGACCTCTCGCGCGCCTACACGCCCGGTGTCGCGCGGGTGTGCACCGCCATCGCGGCGAACCCGGAGGACGCCCGCAGGCTGACCGTCAAGCGCAACTCGGTCGCCGTGGTCACCGACGGTTCCGCGGTGCTGGGGCTGGGCAACATCGGCCCGGCTGCGGCGCTTCCGGTGATGGAGGGCAAGGCCGCGCTGTTCAAGAAGTTCTCCGGCGTGAACGCCTGGCCGGTGTGCCTGGACACCCAGGACACCGAGGAGCTGATCCGCACGATCGAACTGCTCGCCCCGGTCTACGGCGGCATCAACCTGGAGGACATCGCCGCACCCCGGTGCTTCGAGATCGAGGCCCGGCTGCGCGAGAAGCTGGACATCCCGGTGTTCCACGACGACCAGCACGGCACCGCGATCGTGGTGCTCGGCGCGCTGCGCAACGCGCTGCGAGTCGTCGGCAAGAACATCGAGGACTGCCGCATCGTGGTCTGCGGAGTGGGCGCCGCCGGTTCGGCGATCATCCGGTTGCTGCAGCACAAGAAGCCGCGCGACATCATCGCGGCGGACATCGACGGCATCGTGCACAGCGGGCGCGGCGACACCGACCCCAACCTGCGATCGATCGCCGCGAGCACCAACGCCGACGGTCGCACCGGCACGCTCTCGGACGCGATGCCCGACGCGGACGTGTTCATCGGGGTGTCCGCGCCGAACCTGCTCGGCGAGTCCGACGTGGCCGCGATGAACTCCGATTCGATCGTGTTCGCGCTGGCCAACCCGGATCCGGAGATCGACCCGCTGGAAGCGCGCAAGCACGCGGCGGTGGTGGCCACCGGCCGCAGCGACTACCCGAACCAGATCAACAACGTGCTGGCCTTCCCCGGGTTCTTCCGCGGGCTGCTGGACGCGCACGCGCACGAGATCACCGACGACATGATGATCGCGGCGTCGAACGCGATCGCCGACGTCGTCGACGGGGAGGAGCGGGTGAACGCTTCGTTCATCGTGCCCAGCGTGTTCGACTCCAACGTGGCTCCCGCCGTGGCGGAGGCCGTCCGCAAGGCCGTGATCGCCGGCCGCTCCGAGCCGCCTTCCCCCGGCGGCACCTCCCTGCCCTGGTCCATGGCCGAGGACTTCGACTACTGA